A section of the Epinephelus moara isolate mb chromosome 3, YSFRI_EMoa_1.0, whole genome shotgun sequence genome encodes:
- the LOC126388210 gene encoding F-box only protein 40-like produces the protein MSQRSRTSRVRGHVHCDSCYSRRCRARVEVSVCCAVIPCRLLCGAVFHLCKEEDHLLLCPNVRVPCLNAEYGCPLHLPRSSQAAHLQVCPASVVCCSMEWNRWPVNDAHSYPTTELYENLIKEREQGGWLDFTVALKDQDVLFHSMKMKKLFPELIQSVEEEEKEEERREEEKRKEKQRQRKEAAERAAMEASGQTWKSFVMFDVQQGPEEKEESESDDDIEYQQELTQEEREALARETGVQANLLENYNAWERMFTMEMGGCREAGEGAVTGRGRGQSKGNGKGLDTLTEEDAADTCVGATASNTCKQGSSACVAASTSSSSCLAETLKKKKFEYGSVEPMKIITVRTFKAPTSFAARQGRIRNPGFYKRESKAVDTSDLGLALQQMPVWEEVQASLLCSLEKEQRGHLIAESVCTDGLLQDEGTQTYSFLSAPFRRNTSLADLTTAKPLELHLQLQVESVTSRHHKASSAFTFLCGHTFQRREYGKHYKNIHSDIQMSVNGWFEQRCPLAYLGCTYSQRRLQPSTHEATVSYNEDLGCFSMRPTLPVSLGDASQASQRKGGGRGGGGEDSLSSLPYEVLCHMASFLDSLSLSQLALVSKLMRQVCSTLLQERGMVTLCWERQKNSQGRAQWRVTQTVWQFSTLFSSVDTWCFQNTPSMSEHLKVCPCYERESRTEKIRLPRIRTEVQTKTSCKGPTLVSLFQQKRIMM, from the exons ATG AGTCAACGGTCTCGAACCTCCAGGGTGCGAGGGCATGTCCACTGTGATTCCTGCTACAGCCGGCGCTGCAGAGCTCGGGTGGAGGTCTCTGTGTGCTGTGCGGTCATCCCCTGCCGCCTGCTCTGTGGAGCTGTCTTCCACCTCTGCAAAGAGGAGGATCACCTGCTTCTCTGCCCTAACGTGAGGGTGCCCTGCCTCAATGCTGAGTATGGGTGCCCGCTCCACCTGCCTCGCTCCTCGCAGGCAGCTCACCTCCAGGTGTGTCCAGCCAGTGTGGTGTGTTGCTCCATGGAGTGGAACCGCTGGCCGGTCAACGATGCCCATTCTTATCCCACCACAGAGCTGTATGAAAACCTGATCAAGGAAAGAGAGCAGGGAGGATGGCTGGACTTCACCGTGGCCCTGAAAGACCAGGATGTCCTGTTTCACTCCATGAAGATGAAGAAACTGTTCCCAGAGCTGATCCAgagtgtggaggaggaggagaaggaggaagagaggagggaggaggagaagaggaaggagaagcagaggcagaggaaggaGGCAGCAGAAAGGGCAGCTATGGAGGCCAGTGGTCAAACCTGGAAGTCGTTTGTCATGTTTGACGTGCAGCAGGGCCCtgaggaaaaagaagagagtgagagtgaTGATGACATTGAATATCAGCAGGAGCTGAcccaggaggagagagaggctcTTGCCAGGGAAACAGGAGTGCAGGCTAATCTGTTAGAAAACTACAACGCTTGGGAGCGCATGTTCACTATGGAGATGGGTGGCTGCAGGGAAGCTGGAGAGGGAGCTGTAACAGGCAGAGGCCGGGGACAGTCAAAAGGAAATGGTAAAGGCCTGGACACTCTGACAGAGGAAGATGCAGCAGATACCTGTGTAGGTGCCACAGCATCAAACACCTGCAAACAGGGGAGCAGTGCATGCGTTGCTGCCTCCACATCTTCCTCCTCGTGTCTCGCTGAAactctgaagaagaagaaatttgAGTACGGATCTGTGGAGCCAATGAAGATTATCACTGTGCGTACTTTTAAAGCCCCAACCAGCTTCGCTGCCAGGCAGGGCCGCATCCGCAACCCTGGTTTCTACAAGAGGGAGAGTAAAGCTGTGGATACAAGTGACCTGGGGCTGGCGCTGCAGCAGATGCCAGTGTGGGAGGAGGTTCAG GCCTCTCTGCTGTGCTCCCTGGAGAAAGAGCAAAGAGGTCACCTGATCGCAGAGAGCGTATGCACAGATGGTCTGTTACAAGATGAGGGCACACAGACCTACAGCTTCCTGTCTGCTCCTTTCCGGAGGAACACGTCGCTGGCCGACCTGACCACTGCGAAACCGCTGGAGCTCCACCTTCAGCTGCAGGTGGAGAGCGTCACCAGCCGGCACCACAAGGCCAGCTCCGCCTTCACCTTCCTCTGTGGACACACCTTCCAGCGCAGAGAATACGGCAAACATTATAA GAACATCCACAGTGACATCCAGATGAGTGTGAACGGATGGTTTGAGCAGAGATGCCCCCTGGCATACCTGGGATGCACCTACAGCCAGAGGAGGTTGCAGCCCTCCACACATGAAGCCACTGTCTCTTACAA TGAGGATCTGGGCTGCTTCAGCATGCGTCCCACCCTCCCTGTCTCCCTGGGTGACGCCTCCCAGGCGTCCCAGAGAAAGGGAGGAGGtcggggaggaggaggggaggactCTCTGAGCTCGCTGCCCTATGAGGTGCTGTGCCACATGGCCAGTTTCCTGGACAGTCTGTCCCTTTCCCAGCTGGCTTTGGTGTCCAAGCTGATGAGGCAGGTGTGCTCCACTCTGCTGCAGGAGAGAGGGATGGTCACCCTGTGCTGGGAGAGGCAGAAGAACTCACAGGGAAGAGCCCAGTGGAGGGTGACGCAGACG GTATGGCAGTTCAGCACTTTGTTCTCATCTGTGGACACTTGGTGCTTCCAAAACACCCCGTCCATGTCCGAGCACCTAAAGGTGTGCCCCTGCTATGAGAGAGAGTCCAGGACAGAGAAGATTCGCCTGCCGCGAATCAGAACAGAAGTCCAAACCAAGACAAGCTGCAAAGGTCCCACTCTGGTTAGTTTGTTCCAGCAGAAGAGGATCATGATGTAG
- the LOC126388093 gene encoding F-box only protein 40-like, producing MNLKVLHVNTQWQDTNGVLQHSSQWEQRVQRAQGLKATSAVAPWITKPLIQSPVHMSYRSRASKVQQHVHCDSCYTRRCRTRVEPSVCCTVIPCRLLCGALFHHCKEEDHLLLCPNVRVRCLNAEYGCPFQMPRSSQAAHLQVCPASVVCCSMDWLRWPIDETNPHSAMALQENVLKKNEGQGEPLDLAMALVDQSELYERLKVKPIYPELMEEEEEEEIKEEKKEDTAVGGSDSSVEDNDVNEDNSVCENNAVEETVPSAVHSSGINIEKYNLFEMMFSMERGGCAVAQENLNKPKETPKPTEKVKDKDREKKDDVAVDTSKTGHAPWQEGVLERLGQELTPQEYNMYVVHHGRMLLTFGQIKACTPREDDFVYGSLEPIPVQTLRSFKVPDSYHYSSRRIHQYDSTKPPSEARGVDTSDLEVNEEAWYSDEIEATLLGYAEREVRGHKVSESKAADGMYNDAGTQTYTFRTTPFKAKTTLAELAVDKPLKLRLLLESERVSGRHHRGNSAFTFLCCHSFLRREFATHFRNVHTDIQTSLSGWFEERCPLSYLGCTYSQTRFQPSTHKATVSYNKQLKCFNLRPTLEASLGDTSQSSRRSVGSSTSLRKRGSRARGEEDPLSSLPYNVLCHMASFLDSLSLSQLALVSHLMRQVCSTQLQERGMVTLRWEKKTSSHGRAQWKATPVWEFSHLFSSVDSWHMADVPPISAHLKVCPYYETSLRNERVPLPSMSGKKECSQERMSLVNHFAKKRCQQ from the exons ATGAATCTCAAAGTcttgcatgtaaacacacaatgGCAGGACACCAACGGGGTGCTGCAGCATTCGAGTCAATGGGAACAGCGAG TTCAAAGAGCACAGGGACTGAAAGCAACGTCTGCGGTGGCACCTTG GATTACAAAACCTCTGATTCAGAGTCCTGTACACATG AGTTACCGTTCTCGAGCCTCCAAGGTGCAACAGCATGTCCACTGTGACTCCTGCTACACCCGGCGCTGCAGGACTCGGGTGGAGCCCTCTGTGTGCTGTACGGTCATCCCCTGCCGCCTGCTCTGTGGAGCTCTCTTTCACCATTGCAAAGAGGAGGATCACCTGCTGCTCTGCCCTAACGTGAGAGTGCGCTGCCTCAACGCTGAGTATGGGTGCCCGTTCCAAATGCCTCGCTCCTCGCAGGCAGCTCACCTCCAGGTGTGTCCAGCCAGTGTGGTGTGTTGCTCCATGGATTGGCTCCGCTGGCCCATTGATGAAACAAACCCACACAGTGCCATGGCCCTGCAGGAGAATGTGCTGAAGAAAAATGAGGGGCAAGGGGAACCTCTGGATCTCGCTATGGCCCTGGTGGATCAGTCAGAACTTTATGAACGCCTGAAGGTGAAACCAATCTATCCAGagctgatggaggaggaggaagaggaggaaataaaggaagagaagaaagaggacACAGCAGTAGGAGGATCTGACAGTAGTGTTGAAGACAATGATGTCAATGAAG ataacagCGTGTGTGAGAATAATGCTGTTGAAGAGACTGTACCGAGTGCAGTGCATAGCTCAGGCATTAACATAGAGAAATACAACCTGTTTGAGATGATGTTCAGCATGGAGAGAGGCGGCTGTGCTGTCGCTCAGGAAAACCTGAACAAGCCCAAAGAAACCCCAAAGCCTactgagaaggtgaaggacaaagacagagagaaaaaagatgatgtAGCTGTAGACACAAGTAAGACAGGTCATGCCCCGTGGCAGGAGGGGGTGCTGGAGCGTCTGGGGCAGGAGCTCACCCCGCAGGAGTACAACATGTATGTGGTGCACCATGGGCGCATGCTGCTCACCTTTGGACAAATCAAGGCCTGTACGCCAAGGGAGGACGATTTTGTCTACGGCAgcctggagcctatcccggTCCAGACTCTGCGCTCTTTCAAG GTCCCTGACAGCTATCACTACAGCTCACGGCGTATTCATCAGTACGACTCGACTAAGCCTCCCAGCGAGGCTCGCGGTGTGGACACATCTGACCTCGAAGTCAACGAAGAGGCCTGGTACAGCGATGAAATAGAGGCCACCCTGCTGGGCTATGCTGAGCGGGAGGTCAGGGGTCACAAG GTCAGTGAGTCAAAGGCTGCCGATGGGATGTATAACGACGCGGGAACACAGACTTACACGTTTCGCACAACTCCATTTAAAGCGAAGACAACTCTGGCAGAGCTGGCCGTGGATAAGCCGCTGAAGCTGCGTCTTCTGCTGGAGTCGGAGAGAGTGAGTGGCAGACATCACAGAGGCAACAGCGCCTTCACCTTCCTCTGCTGTCACTCCTTCCTCCGCAGAGAGTTCGCCACACATTTCAG GAACGTCCACACTGACATCCAGACAAGTCTGAGTGGATGGTTTGAGGAGAGATGCCCTCTATCATACCTCGGATGCACCTACAGCCAGACGAGGTTTCAGCCCTCCACACATAAAGCCACCGTCTCCTACAA TAAGCAGCTGAAGTGTTTCAACTTGCGTCCAACACTTGAAGCCTCATTAGGAGACACCTCCCAGTCATCCAGGCGCTCAGTGggctcctccacctctctgaggaagagagGAAGTCGGGCAAGAGGTGAGGAGGACCCTCTGAGCTCACTGCCCTACAACGTGCTGTGCCACATGGCCAGTTTCCTGGACAGTCTGTCCCTGTCCCAGCTGGCTCTGGTGTCCCATCTTATGAGGCAGGTGTGCTCCACTCAGCTGCAGGAAAGAGGGATGGTCACTCTCCGCTGGGAGAAGAAGACCAGCTCGCATGGACGAGCCCAATGGAAGGCCACGCCT GTCTGGGAGTTCAGTCACCTCTTCTCCTCAGTGGATTCATGGCATATGGCAGACGTCCCTCCTATATCTGCTCATCTAAAAGTCTGTCCTTACTATGAGACATCTCTGCGCAATGAGCGTGTTCCCCTCCCCAGCATGAGTGGTAAAAAGGAGTGTAGCCAGGAAAGGATGAGCCTCGTCAACCATTTTGCAAAAAAGAGATGtcaacaatga
- the ccdc92bb gene encoding coiled-coil domain-containing protein 92, whose protein sequence is MDAGRLEQQVASVERGIAFLKQEHLAMLTGLQLEITHLKRRCHELSCELDSRFPDRSTEEEEAELAARCEAVERLLEDQQCMMVAARGELRAGRARASALGRSLRDEERHFLEELKRRSHKITLLSRELQRQNVTTTTLCHELHTARLKLFQQRPSTEAGAEGEVASRGKEEEEDDEDEEGEEDEDYEEEGSDWLLSPPPPASPSQPEARHRRRVSVREERVRACVPQERVTSPQRPHPMPDPALFLVPLRYRLLRLNKPIRMQDEEGMEDEWEDIEDSRVHRRVDMGAGEGETAL, encoded by the exons ATGGATGCTGGGAGGCTGGAGCAGCAGGTGGCCAGTGTGGAGAGAGGCATCGCCTTCCTGAAGCAGGAGCACCTGGCCATGCTGACCGGTCTGCAGCTGGAGATCACACACCTGAAGAGGCGCTGTCATG AGCTGAGCTGTGAGCTGGACTCCAGGTTTCCTGACAGAAGCACAGAAG AGGAGGAAGCAGAGCTGGCAGCACGCTGTGAGGCTGTAGAGCGTCTCCTAGAGGACCAGCAGTGCATGATGGTCGCTGCACGTGGGGAGCTGCGGGCCGGCCGGGCACGGGCATCAGCACTAGGAAGGAGCCTGAGGGATGAGGAACGACATTTCCTGGAGGAACTGAAACGCCGCAGCCACAAGATCACGCTGCTGAGTCGTGAGCTGCAACGCCAAAATGTCACCACCACGACCCTCTGCCACGAGCTCCACACTGCACGCTTAAAACTGTTTCAGCAACGGCCGAGCACAGAGGCTGGTGCAGAGGGAGAGGTGGCATccagaggaaaggaggaagaagaggatgatgaggatgaagaaGGTGAGGAGGATGAAGATTATGAAGAGGAGGGCTCAGACTGGCTTctgtctccacctcctccagccTCTCCCAGCCAACCAGAGGCGAGGCATAGGAGGCGTGTCAGCGTGAGGGAGGAGAGGGTCAGAGCTTGCGTCCCGCAGGAGAGAGTGACATCACCACAGAGGCCACACCCCATGCCTGACCCTGCCCTCTTCTTGGTGCCGCTCAGATACCGCCTCCTTCGCTTGAACAAACCAATCAGAATGCAGGATGAGGAGGGGATGGAGGATGAGTGGGAGGATATAGAGGACAGCAGGGTGCACAGGAGGGTGGACATGGgagcaggagagggagaaacCGCTCTGTGA
- the LOC126387868 gene encoding clustered mitochondria protein homolog, translating into MGNIVQCCYTLSNFFKCKDTPVQGEAERSPLLSSEESECESLSLPDDLEDDLLTVSTGVTNPALEPEHFLFPDIILSSNLGGDVTLVEPMVCLLVSEEEEVVRVDEPGDDGQERSSRWRNRGFSEVETQTEVVETQIGKGVQTQTESQAEVQAQNQMCSNETVEREVNALTNTDTANEMLVEEHEILRQLDVFLEAQTSHERHSDASEKQQRWIDSGSWADMDVFVEVRGKEERQAEKNKWAFGDIGKEAEQEELKQHHIHEDLTPTSTKHTFQTGKKEKSNTDEENVFRLQQDIPTQESVKDKEQIIESECTSVMPAEHNNNMDESEKDVQSTKYSSNTEVVENFNPAECHADLAQQSNQDNEQMGQSVHEKETKTTNLSGDRADQTAEKSILNADHIQCQDPAKREEDDNKPAPPQVEEEEKLATLFLVDGLFLAAPLDKAPPSQTEESPGDDQPSDADKRKQLSIHDIVDLQETNLTVRIQPPGTESFELQVSGQMVVAELHQVLMEHEITCHRTCFSLQVGGTTLDNLTDLHSIQGIQDGALIKVVEDAYTVRDARLHLRHVRDLLRSLDPADAFNGVNCSSLSYLTFFTRGDKDCDSVGNRQASEKESVDCSPPEYILPACKERPLTPLQPLRDDWKPLQCLRVLTMSSWNPPPGNRKMHGDLMYLNVLTVEDRELNITSSTRGFYLNQSTAFNFNPKPAAPKILCHSLVELLSQVSPAFRKNFSALQKKRVQQHPYERIAAPFQVFTWIARQGDHTLDCVRAEETHTSRMGQDEHTAGQSRDWNEELQGCRELPRTSLQERLHRERSIFKTNSDFVAAATRGAVAVVDGNVMPLNPGEAPHMQMFIWNNLFFSLGFDISEHYLPLGGNTAAHAAAICDLRGAQAYASVDIEGLHTLGTAVVDYRGIRVIAQTIVPGILEKNQDQSVVYGSNDYGKTVFTHPRFLELLDKTSKPLRIQRHWVLDHSDSPVELCSGIETKGILGNDGRAYILDLLRTFPPDLNFQHSETEERMEVPKECQSFGYPRRHPHGLASLRPELIEAFVQHRNELSIKMVSQGLIQPEEQDKATEQSEETRTGDTATAGADMELQRRSVTMKACEAVGSVSDSCFDIRFNPDVCSPGVRFLSECVEEVQRQRQLLWDAAAFLLSNQIPAVLRDCLDQIVVPMDGATLTSVLHQQGVNVRYLGTLLRELDRVEERDRLSHIQRISISEVIIRSAKHIFRTYLQDVEPAAFSAAVSHFLNCLLSSSSCFPDSCSDELLSRRRSRRRRSHGSRVASLTDSVWARLTPSELWGRIRTEAGDYYHYTIDSESIDEVIEKYSLQRISLLREIAIKTGIQVQLREYVFESRHRPVFGEEDVVNMFPVVKHLKPTATDATQLVRLAEVAVQQGLLKEGYELISQALTLFSSVCGVLHEDVCMCLRLLGRICYILGEYADALSHQEKAVMSSERIQGIDHPQTIQDYTYLALYCFAGGRHSTSLQLLYRARYLTLLVSGEDHPQVALLDSMLGLVLHGLMEYELSLKFLQNALISTSKYHGATSLKHAHSHHLLATVYESKGEFRSALQHEKEAYSIYTSQVGENHGSVKESSEYLQSLTQQAVILQKAINHIYSNTPSACIPPPKFSTPSLPAILQQLNLTCGIILIPLSAKEIADLRTELKGKEMVQVEELEKRQQP; encoded by the exons ATGGGAAACATAGTCCAGTGCTGCTACACACTGTCAAACTTCTTCAAGTGTAAGGATACACCGGTCCAGGGTGAGGCGGAAAGATCCCCTCTGCTCTCCAGCGAGGAGAGCGAATGTGAATCGCTGAGCCTGCCGGACGACTTGGAGGATGATCTGTTAACCGTCTCCACCGGGGTGACAAACCCAGCCCTCGAACCagagcacttcctgtttcctgacATCATCCTAAGCAGCAACTTGGGAGGGGACGTGACTCTGGTGGAGCCGATGGTGTGTCTGCTGgtgtctgaggaggaggaggtggtgaggGTGGATGAGCCGGGAGATGATGGACAagagaggagcagcaggtggagaAACAGGGGGTTTTCTGAAGTTGAGACACAGACCGAAGTAGTGGAGACACAGATCGGAAAGGGGGTGCAGACTCAGACAGAATCACAGGCAGAGGTTCAGGCTCAAAATCAAATGTGTAGTAATGAGACGGTGGAGAGAGAAGTAAACGCTctaacaaacactgacactgcaAACGAGATGCTTGTGGAAGAACATGAAATACTGAGACAGTTGGATGTGTTCTTGGAGGCACAAACATCACATGAGAGGCACTCAGATGCTTCAGAGAAACAACAGAGATGGATAGACTCTGGAAGCTGGGCTGACATGGACGTTTTTGTTGAGGTGCgagggaaggaggagagacaggcagagaaaaacaaatgggCCTTCGGAGACATAGGCAAGGAAGCTGAACAGGAAGAACTGAAACAGCATCACATCCATGAGGATCTGACCCCCACTTCAACAAAGCATACAtttcaaacaggaaaaaaagaaaagtcaaacaCAGATGAAGAGAATGTATTTAGGTTACAACAAGATATT CCGACACAAGAgagtgttaaagacaaagaacaaATCATTGAATCAGAGTGCACCTCAGTGATGCCGGCTGAACACAACAACAATATGGATGAGTCAGAGAAGGACGTTCAGTCGACAAAATACAGCAGCAACACTGAAGTTGTGGAGAACTTTAACCCTGCTGAGTGTCATGCAGACCTGGCACAACAGAGTAATCAGGATAATGAACAGATGGGACAGAGTGTACatgaaaaggaaacaaaaacaacaaatctctCTGGGGACCGCGCAGACCAGACTGCAGAGAAATCCATTTTAAATGCAGATCATATTCAATGTCAGGACCCAGCAAAGAGGGAGGAGGACGACAACAAGCCAGCTCCACcacaggtggaggaggaagagaagctAGCAACCTTGTTTTTAGTTGATGGGCTGTTTCTGGCAGCACCACTTGACAAAG CGCCTCCAAGTCAAACTGAAGAAAGCCCTGGGGATGATCAGCCGTCTGATGCTGATAAAAGGAAACAACTCAGCATCCATGACATCGTTGATCTCCAAGAGACAAACCTAACTGTCAGAATTCAGCCTCCTGGAACAGAAAGTTTTGAGCTGCAG GTTTCAGGCCAGATGGTGGTGGCGGAGCTACACCAGGTGCTGATGGAGCACGAGATAACCTGCCACCGCACATGCTTCTCCCTCCAGGTGGGGGGCACCACACTTGACAACCTCACAGATTTACACTCCATCCAGGGCATCCAGGATGGAGCACTGATCAAGGTGGTGGAGG ATGCTTACACAGTGCGTGATGCTCGTCTTCATCTCAGACATGTTCGTGATCTACTGAGGAGTCTTGACCCTGCAGATGCATTCAATGGAGTCAATTGCAGCTCACTCTCTTACCTCACCTTTTTTACCAGAGGAGACAAAG ACTGTGACAGCGTGGGGAACAGGCAAGCTTCTGAAAAGGAGTCTGTTGACTGCAGCCCTCCAGAATACATCCTCCCTGCATGTAAGGAACGACCACTTACTCCCCTACAGCCACTCAGAGATGACTGGAAG CCATTACAGTGCCTGCGGGTTTTAACAATGAGCAGCTGGAACCCTCCTccaggaaacaggaagatgcACGGGGACTTAATGTACCTCAATGTCCTGACTGTGGAGGACAGAGAGCTCAACATTACATCCTCTACACGTGGTTTCTACCTCAACCA GTCAACTGCCTTCAACTTCAATCCTAAACCTGCAGCTCCCAAAATCCTCTGCCACTCTCTTGTTGAGCTGCTGAGTCAAGTCAGCCCTGCTTTCAGGAAAAACTTCAGTGCCCTGCAGAAGAAGAG AGTTCAGCAGCACCCTTATGAGCGAATCGCTGCACCTTTCCAGGTGTTCACCTGGATCGCTCGTCAGGGAGATCACACCCTTGACTGTGTCAGAGCGGAGGAGACACACACCAGTCGCATGGGCCAGGACGAGCACACAGCTGGGCAG AGTCGGGATTGGAATGAGGAGCTGCAGGGATGCAGGGAACTCCCCAGGACCTCCCTTCAGGAGCGGCTGCACAGAGAGAGGAGCATATTCAAG ACCAACAGTGACTTTGTTGCCGCTGCAACACGAGGTGCTGTAGCTGTTGTCGACGGTAACGTCATGCCATTAAACCCAGGGGAGGCACCTCACATGCAGATGTTCATCTGGAACAACCTGTTCTTCAGCCTGGGGTTCGACATATCTGAGCACTACCTCCCACTAGGGGGCAACACTGCTGCTCACGCTGCGGCCATCTGTGACCTGAGGGGAGCGCAG GCATACGCATCTGTGGACATAGAGGGGCTTCACACACTTGGAACAGCTGTCGTAGATTATCGTGGCATCCGTGTTATCGCTCAGACAATCGTTCCAGGGATACTGGAGAAAAATCAGGACCAGAGTGTCGTCTACGGCTCTAATGACTATGGAAAAACTGTGTTTACACACCCtag GTTTCTTGAGCTTCTGGATAAAACCAGTAAACCACTAAGAATCCAGCGCCACTGGGTGCTCGACCACAGTGACAGCCCAGTGGAGCTTTGCTCTGGCATCGAGACCAAAGGCATCCTGGGTAATGACGGAAGAGCCTACATCTTAGACCTTCTCCGGACCTTCCCCCCCGACCTTAACTTCCAGCactcagagacagaggagaggatggaggtGCCGAAAGAGTGTCAGAGCTTTGGTTACCCACGGCGACATCCTCATGGGCTGGCCAGCCTGAGACCAGAGCTGATAGAGGCCTTTGTCCAGCacag GAATGAACTCAGTATCAAGATGGTGTCCCAGGGGCTCATCCAACCAGAAGAACAAGATAAAGCCACGGAGCAAAGTGAAGAGACGAGAACTGGAGATACAGCCACAGCCGGTGCTGACATGG AACTTCAAAGAAGAAGTGTGACTATGAAAGCTTGTGAGGCTGTTGGATCAGTGAGTGACTCCTGCTTTGACATCCGCTTTAATCCTGATGTTTGCTCTCCAG GTGTTCGTTTCCTCTCTGAGTGTGTCGAGGAGGTTCAGAGGCAGAGACAGTTGTTGTGGGATGCGGCTGCTTTTCTACTGTCCAATCAGATTCCAGCAGTG ctgAGGGACTGTCTTGACCAAATAGTTGTGCCGATGGATGGAGCAACCCTGACCTCAGTGCTACACCAGCAGGGTGTGAACGTACGATATCTGGGCACCTTACTGAGGGAGCTGGACAGGGTCGAGGAGAGAGATAGACTCAGCCACATACAG AGAATTTCCATCAGTGAAGTCATCATTAGGAGTGCAAAACACATCTTCAGGACCTACCTACAG GATGTGGAACCTGCAGCTTTCTCTGCTGCCGTCAGTCACTTCCTAAACTGCCTCCTGAGCTCGTCCTCCTGTTTCCCCGACTCCTGCTCAGATGAGCTGCTCTCTCGCCGCAGGAGCCGACGGCGGCGGAGCCACGGGAGTCGAGTCGCCTCATTGACAGACAGTGTGTGGGCTAGACTGACCCCCAGTGAGCTGTGGGGCCGGATCAGGACTGAGGCTGGAGATTATTACCACTACACAATAGAtag TGAAAGTATAGATGAAGTGATAGAAAAGTACAGCCTTCAGAGGATCTCCCTACTGAGAGAGATTGCCATCAAGACAGGCATCCAG GTGCAGCTGAGGGAGTATGTGTTTGAGTCCAGACACAGGCCGGTGTTTGGTGAAGAAGATGTTGTCAACATGTTCCCTGTGGTCAAACATCTCAAACCTACAGCAACTGATGCCACACAGCTTGTGCGACTCGCAGAGGTGGCAGTGCAGCAGG GTCTTCTCAAAGAGGGTTACGAACTCATTAGCCAGGCCCTGACTCTGTTCAGCAGCGTGTGTGGGGTTCTGCATGAGGACGTGTGCATGTGCCTGCGTCTGCTGGGACGCATCTGCTACATCCTGGGAGAATATGCAGAT GCCCTCAGCCACCAGGAAAAGGCTGTTATGAGTAGTGAGAGAATACAAGGTATAGACCATCCACAGACCATACAAGACTAT ACTTACCTGGCCTTGTACTGCTTTGCTGGAGGCCGGCATTCGACCTCCCTTCAGCTGCTGTATCGTGCTCGGTACCTCACCCTGCTGGTGAGTGGAGAGGACCATCCACAAGTCGCGTTGCTGGAT AGTATGCTTGGTCTAGTACTTCATGGACTGATGGAGTATGAGCTTTCCCTGAAGTTCCTGCAGAATGCCTTAATTTCAACTTCAAAATACCACGGTGCCACATCACTGAAGCATGCACACAG TCATCATCTGCTCGCCACTGTGTACGAGAGTAAAGGAGAGTTTCGATCAGCTCTGCAACACGAGAAAGAGGCTTATTCAATATATACGAGCCAG GTTGGAGAGAACCATGGCAGTGTGAAGGAAAGCTCAGAGTACCTGCAGAGCCTCACTCAGCAGGCTGTGATCCTTCAGAAAGCCATCAACCACATCTACAGTAACACACCTAGTGCCTGTATTCCACCTCCAAAG TTTTCCACACCGAGCCTTCCCGCCATCCTTCAGCAGCTCAACCTGACGTGTGGAATCATTCTCATTCCCCTCAG TGCAAAAGAAATTGCAGACTTGAGGACTGAactgaaaggaaaggaaatggtTCAAGTGGAAGAACtggaaaaaagacaacaaccCTGA